In Geopsychrobacter electrodiphilus DSM 16401, a single window of DNA contains:
- a CDS encoding acyltransferase gives MDYFVHQSSYVDDGAEVGSGTKIWHFSHVLSGAKIGEKCSFGQNCCVSGGTLIGNNVKVQNNVSIYEGTEIEDDVFLGPSCVLTNVTNPRSQVLRQALYEKTLLRRGTTIGANATVVCGTTIGRYAFIAAGAVVTKDVPDYALMVGVPAKQTGWMSRHGHLLGTPDEQGILTCPESGYRYQANEPGLLRCLDLDEDSVLPDDLAVGATVYREFKSRRQPKPTF, from the coding sequence ATGGATTATTTTGTTCACCAATCATCCTATGTTGATGATGGAGCTGAAGTTGGTAGTGGTACCAAAATCTGGCATTTCAGTCACGTCCTTTCGGGGGCAAAAATTGGCGAGAAATGCAGCTTTGGGCAGAACTGCTGTGTTTCTGGGGGCACACTTATCGGCAACAATGTCAAAGTACAGAATAATGTCTCTATTTATGAAGGGACCGAGATTGAAGACGATGTCTTTCTCGGCCCTTCCTGCGTACTAACGAACGTCACCAATCCTCGTTCACAGGTCTTACGTCAGGCGCTTTACGAAAAAACCCTGCTTCGTCGTGGAACAACCATAGGAGCTAACGCTACCGTTGTCTGTGGCACCACCATTGGGCGCTATGCCTTTATCGCTGCCGGCGCGGTGGTGACAAAGGACGTTCCCGATTATGCTCTGATGGTTGGCGTCCCTGCTAAGCAGACAGGTTGGATGAGCCGTCATGGGCATCTGCTAGGAACTCCCGATGAGCAGGGGATTCTGACCTGTCCAGAAAGCGGGTACCGCTATCAGGCAAACGAACCCGGGCTATTGCGCTGCCTCGATCTGGATGAAGATTCAGTACTGCCCGATGACCTTGCTGTTGGAGCAACTGTTTACCGTGAATTTAAAAGTAGGCGTCAACCCAAACCAACTTTTTGA
- a CDS encoding Ig-like domain-containing protein: protein MRTIKYIKCLTVVSLGLVLAACGGGGGGGDTGSGSGIVANTGSVTVLNGQVADGYLTNARVFLDRNGNRRQDNDEPWTNSGAQGRFSLDIQPGEGGLYPVVAEIIAGVTVDEDQSNQSISEGYILEAPAGHWSFVSPLTTLVKNELDKNPSLSFADAETRVRTKLGLSSGVSLFEDYLQQQTKPEMVDVHRAARITAALMGSLQADVEQNTGPIYAESHREASSLMISDQVMNNGAIIAQRLINAVDAVAVEEIKSSIMLGIDSAALNTTLLDRYSERILAANPVWDMTPPRVISQSPVVNGSASIDALISMTFDEALDPASVSVQTLKLSGPTGLVPGTVSYDPVLKQVKFSSEVYLMAFSSYRVDLTAVSDIYGNTVTNPISWSFTTIFDQLPPDLPNF, encoded by the coding sequence ATGCGTACTATTAAATATATAAAATGTCTCACCGTCGTATCCCTGGGTTTGGTTTTGGCCGCCTGTGGCGGTGGAGGAGGTGGCGGTGACACTGGCAGTGGCAGCGGAATCGTGGCGAACACAGGTTCCGTTACCGTTTTGAACGGGCAGGTTGCCGATGGTTATCTCACTAATGCCAGGGTTTTCCTGGATCGCAACGGTAATCGTCGCCAGGATAATGATGAACCATGGACAAACTCTGGGGCTCAAGGTCGATTCTCACTGGATATACAGCCGGGGGAAGGGGGACTTTATCCGGTCGTCGCCGAGATTATCGCAGGTGTGACGGTAGATGAAGACCAGAGCAATCAGAGTATCTCCGAGGGTTACATCCTTGAAGCCCCGGCGGGTCACTGGTCCTTTGTCTCCCCCCTGACGACCTTGGTCAAGAATGAACTCGACAAAAACCCCTCTCTTTCGTTTGCGGACGCAGAAACCCGCGTTCGTACGAAGCTTGGCCTGAGCAGCGGTGTTTCCCTGTTTGAGGACTATCTCCAGCAACAGACGAAACCTGAGATGGTAGATGTTCATCGTGCCGCTCGCATTACCGCAGCCTTGATGGGCAGCCTGCAGGCAGATGTTGAGCAGAATACCGGTCCCATTTATGCTGAGAGCCACAGGGAGGCAAGTTCATTGATGATCAGCGATCAGGTGATGAATAATGGTGCGATCATTGCGCAGAGACTTATTAATGCAGTTGATGCAGTCGCGGTCGAGGAGATCAAGTCTTCCATTATGTTGGGGATAGATAGCGCCGCGTTAAATACCACACTTCTTGATCGGTATAGCGAACGTATACTGGCCGCCAATCCAGTTTGGGATATGACCCCGCCAAGAGTCATCAGTCAGAGCCCTGTAGTCAATGGCAGTGCATCCATCGATGCGTTAATCTCCATGACTTTTGATGAAGCACTTGACCCTGCATCAGTATCGGTGCAGACACTTAAGCTCAGCGGCCCAACGGGTTTGGTACCCGGAACAGTCTCTTATGATCCTGTCCTGAAACAGGTTAAATTCTCATCCGAGGTGTACTTGATGGCGTTCTCATCCTACCGGGTTGATCTTACGGCTGTTTCCGACATTTATGGGAACACTGTTACTAACCCCATTAGCTGGAGTTTCACAACGATCTTCGATCAGTTGCCGCCAGATCTCCCAAATTTTTAG
- a CDS encoding glycosyltransferase, with translation MKNVLIVSYTFPPVGGAGVQRVSKFVKYLPCFGWRPTVLTTKNPSVPLVDDALLDEISKDIAVIRTKTLEPSYKVKNFVSSGEGGRLSFFKTIIKYLVKILLIPDVQTLWWFYTSIEIRNLLRSRKYDVVFVTGPPFSALLFTVFWCRFYKKPVIADFRDEWTFSRLNWEKTVKGKFSFLIDSIFEKYVVKNCDNFISVTRKCVENIKYRNGIYDLCKGLVIFNGYDQEDFKQDHNDEVLNEQDISVVYMGTVWKATSLKNLLYSFGSAINLNTELSERVNVSIVGRVVDEEAICFENTSEHIRTFGYLSHSDALLKAMSADVLVLTISDLPNADALLPGKTFEYMATGKHILALIPDGEAKKALLENYSNCTIISPGDTAAIENFFISLPAMVESYRIIDEGRGADFSRKALTGKLADIFDGVASHLK, from the coding sequence ATGAAAAATGTTCTGATTGTTTCATATACGTTTCCTCCTGTCGGTGGCGCTGGGGTGCAGAGAGTGAGCAAGTTTGTGAAGTATTTGCCGTGTTTTGGCTGGCGGCCGACTGTTTTAACCACAAAAAACCCTTCAGTTCCGTTGGTTGATGATGCCCTTCTCGATGAAATATCCAAAGATATAGCGGTCATTCGTACTAAAACATTAGAACCATCATACAAAGTTAAGAACTTTGTCTCCTCCGGTGAAGGGGGGAGGCTTTCATTCTTTAAAACAATAATTAAATATTTAGTAAAAATATTGCTTATACCTGATGTTCAGACTCTTTGGTGGTTTTATACCTCTATAGAAATAAGAAATTTGCTTCGCAGTCGTAAGTATGATGTAGTTTTTGTTACTGGTCCTCCTTTCTCTGCTTTGTTGTTCACCGTTTTTTGGTGTAGATTTTATAAAAAACCCGTAATTGCTGATTTTAGAGATGAGTGGACCTTTTCACGTTTGAACTGGGAAAAGACAGTGAAGGGTAAGTTTAGCTTCTTGATAGACTCTATTTTTGAGAAATATGTAGTTAAAAACTGTGATAATTTCATTTCAGTTACAAGGAAGTGTGTAGAGAATATTAAATATCGTAATGGCATTTATGATTTGTGTAAAGGTCTGGTTATTTTTAATGGTTATGATCAGGAGGACTTTAAGCAAGATCATAACGACGAGGTATTGAATGAGCAAGACATATCAGTTGTTTATATGGGGACTGTTTGGAAAGCCACAAGTCTTAAGAACTTATTATATTCTTTTGGTTCGGCCATAAATTTGAATACTGAACTTTCTGAAAGGGTGAACGTTTCCATTGTCGGTAGGGTTGTTGACGAGGAAGCCATTTGTTTTGAAAATACATCTGAACATATACGGACTTTTGGCTACTTATCACATTCGGATGCACTTCTTAAGGCCATGTCAGCAGATGTTTTGGTCCTGACTATTTCTGATTTACCAAATGCTGATGCCCTTTTGCCCGGGAAAACATTCGAATATATGGCTACAGGAAAACATATATTGGCATTGATTCCTGACGGCGAGGCCAAAAAGGCATTGCTGGAAAATTATAGCAATTGCACAATTATCTCCCCTGGTGATACTGCGGCCATTGAGAATTTTTTTATAAGTCTTCCTGCTATGGTTGAATCTTATCGAATTATTGACGAGGGTCGGGGGGCTGATTTTTCTAGAAAGGCTCTCACTGGTAAATTAGCGGATATCTTTGATGGTGTAGCCAGTCACCTAAAATAG
- a CDS encoding YdcF family protein, protein MRYFFNVKNKSPITRKWRLLFISGFLIPAFFILGLILFFMALDEYLVFEKPLAHADAIVLMAGSARERLPAAALLFNQGRASRVILANDGVLSAWSESFQRNLYKIEWAEQKLIKAGVPVHAIVKLPFTKSGTYFDVKHILDYAFDNHLGSLIIVTSDYHTKRSFLAFTQLADDRDIELGIYPTYATKLFGGGGGISR, encoded by the coding sequence ATGAGATATTTCTTTAATGTAAAGAATAAATCTCCCATAACGAGAAAGTGGCGACTCCTCTTTATCTCTGGGTTTTTAATCCCAGCCTTTTTTATCCTGGGGTTGATTCTATTTTTTATGGCACTCGATGAGTATTTGGTTTTTGAGAAACCTCTGGCTCACGCAGATGCGATTGTTTTAATGGCAGGGAGCGCACGCGAAAGGTTACCGGCAGCAGCTCTTTTGTTTAATCAGGGACGAGCCTCACGGGTCATTCTGGCCAACGATGGAGTCTTAAGTGCCTGGTCGGAATCTTTCCAAAGAAACTTGTATAAAATTGAATGGGCAGAGCAGAAATTAATCAAAGCTGGGGTTCCTGTTCACGCGATCGTTAAATTACCCTTTACAAAAAGCGGAACCTACTTTGATGTAAAACATATCCTCGATTATGCCTTTGATAACCATCTTGGCAGCTTAATAATTGTTACCTCTGACTATCACACAAAGAGATCTTTTTTGGCTTTTACTCAGCTTGCAGATGATCGAGATATTGAGTTGGGCATCTACCCAACCTATGCGACGAAGTTATTCGGGGGGGGGGGGGGTATCAGTCGCTAA
- a CDS encoding IS30 family transposase, which produces MEDTYKHLDCTERAVIQVGLEQGHSLRSISQSLSRSVSTVSRELQRNHWKPPSSRSGRRGRRPVAGGYRATRAEHRARQLAHKPRKDKRLIPGNALWSKVVSLLQTGNSPEQVSGTLKRMHPKEPQFQISHETIYTAIYTMPRGELRKEVISLLRQSRKKRRPRSRGEDRRGSLPNMVSIHERPPEVDERLVPGHWEGDLIKGARNASAVGTLVERTSLFVALAKVDNGSAESAQKGFSYVLNRIDAQRRLSMTYDQGKEMACHEILSEKTGIKVYFADPHSPWQRGINENTNGLLRQYLPKSTDLSAFSQEELDQIALKLNARPRKSLDWKCPAEIFLPDFDFREYYGRILEPVALRT; this is translated from the coding sequence ATGGAAGATACCTACAAGCATTTGGATTGTACAGAGCGGGCAGTTATTCAAGTGGGACTGGAGCAGGGACATTCTTTGCGCTCCATCTCCCAGAGTTTGAGCCGTTCCGTGAGCACCGTAAGCCGAGAGTTGCAACGTAACCATTGGAAGCCACCGTCTTCCCGGTCAGGTCGGCGGGGCCGGCGACCGGTAGCAGGAGGCTATCGTGCCACACGGGCCGAGCACCGCGCCAGACAGCTGGCACACAAACCACGAAAGGATAAGCGACTGATCCCCGGCAATGCCCTCTGGTCGAAGGTTGTTTCACTCTTGCAGACGGGGAATTCACCAGAGCAGGTTTCTGGTACACTGAAGCGCATGCACCCCAAGGAGCCTCAGTTTCAGATCAGCCATGAAACCATTTACACGGCGATCTACACCATGCCGCGCGGAGAATTACGCAAAGAGGTCATTTCTTTGCTGCGGCAATCCCGCAAGAAGCGTCGGCCGCGCAGCCGTGGTGAAGATCGCCGGGGCAGTCTCCCCAATATGGTCAGCATCCATGAGCGCCCCCCAGAGGTGGACGAACGATTGGTTCCTGGCCACTGGGAGGGCGACCTCATCAAGGGAGCGCGCAACGCATCGGCCGTGGGGACGCTGGTGGAGAGGACCAGTCTGTTCGTGGCTCTGGCCAAAGTCGACAATGGCAGCGCTGAGTCCGCCCAGAAGGGGTTCAGCTATGTTCTCAATCGGATCGATGCCCAACGACGTTTAAGCATGACCTACGACCAGGGCAAAGAGATGGCCTGTCACGAGATACTGTCGGAGAAGACCGGGATCAAGGTTTATTTTGCCGATCCCCATAGCCCCTGGCAGCGAGGCATCAACGAAAACACCAATGGCCTGCTGCGCCAGTATCTACCAAAGAGTACGGATCTCTCGGCATTCTCTCAGGAGGAGCTTGACCAGATCGCCTTGAAGCTCAACGCCAGGCCGAGGAAAAGTCTTGATTGGAAGTGCCCAGCCGAAATTTTTCTGCCGGATTTCGATTTTCGCGAATACTATGGGCGCATTCTAGAACCTGTTGCACTTCGAACTTGA
- a CDS encoding TIGR03790 family protein yields MKIILILLMTLSLLCGIFLPAWALSPAEVLVIANRRMPGSLELAHYYMEKRSIPTENLLTLTIEANESCSRKVYNQQVAQPVRDFIQARKSSSSIRAFVTLYGVPLKVAPPALTEKELAALRRLQRQRDTLMQSIQSADEHRSGVAVDRMQLELLDRKISRSRKSDSGAALDSELTLVLKDDYALDAWQPNPFFVGYQHLKLENTPAEVLLGSRIDAPSLAIARRMIDDSLFAERDGLRGTAYFDAKGPANRTPNLRSYDLYDQSIHLAAEQLKSLNLMPVVINAEPGLFQAGEAPDAALYCGWYSLAKYVDAFDWRRGAIGYHIASGECATLRAGPGQGWCKRMLEDGVTATLGPVAEPYIQAFPEPELFFRLLTVDAETLVEAYFHSQRYLSWQMVLLGDPLYRPRWLKQKIR; encoded by the coding sequence ATGAAAATTATCCTCATCCTACTGATGACGCTTAGCCTCCTCTGTGGCATCTTTCTTCCCGCCTGGGCATTGTCGCCCGCTGAAGTTCTGGTGATCGCTAACCGGCGTATGCCGGGGAGCCTCGAGCTGGCTCATTATTATATGGAAAAGCGTAGCATCCCCACGGAAAACTTGCTGACGCTCACCATCGAAGCCAACGAATCCTGCTCGCGCAAGGTCTACAACCAACAGGTTGCACAACCGGTTCGTGATTTTATACAGGCACGAAAATCTTCAAGCTCTATCCGTGCATTTGTCACCCTCTACGGTGTACCGTTAAAAGTCGCGCCCCCGGCACTGACAGAAAAGGAGCTGGCAGCGTTGCGTCGGTTGCAACGGCAGCGCGACACCTTAATGCAATCTATCCAATCTGCTGATGAACATCGCTCTGGCGTTGCGGTTGATCGGATGCAGTTAGAGTTACTGGATAGAAAAATCAGTCGCTCCCGTAAGTCAGATTCTGGCGCCGCGCTCGATTCTGAGTTGACGCTGGTACTGAAGGACGATTATGCGCTCGACGCCTGGCAGCCGAATCCGTTTTTTGTCGGTTACCAGCATCTGAAATTGGAGAACACTCCAGCTGAAGTTTTGCTGGGAAGTCGCATTGATGCTCCTTCACTGGCAATCGCCAGGCGCATGATTGATGATAGCCTGTTCGCCGAACGTGATGGGCTGCGGGGGACCGCTTATTTTGACGCCAAGGGCCCAGCGAATCGAACGCCGAATTTGCGCAGCTATGATCTTTATGATCAGTCTATTCATCTGGCAGCTGAACAATTGAAGTCGCTCAACCTGATGCCGGTGGTGATAAATGCTGAGCCGGGCCTGTTTCAAGCTGGTGAGGCACCCGATGCAGCCCTCTATTGTGGTTGGTACAGTTTGGCAAAGTACGTCGATGCTTTTGATTGGCGGCGTGGGGCCATCGGCTATCATATTGCCAGCGGTGAATGTGCGACCCTGCGCGCAGGGCCAGGGCAGGGGTGGTGCAAACGGATGTTGGAGGACGGCGTCACCGCCACTCTCGGCCCGGTTGCTGAGCCTTATATTCAGGCCTTTCCCGAACCGGAGCTTTTTTTCAGGCTGCTGACTGTTGATGCCGAGACCCTGGTTGAAGCTTATTTTCACAGCCAGCGATATCTTTCGTGGCAGATGGTTCTGCTCGGGGATCCCCTTTATCGTCCGCGCTGGCTTAAACAAAAGATCAGGTGA
- a CDS encoding DegT/DnrJ/EryC1/StrS family aminotransferase, with protein sequence MDFIDLKTQQAKIREQLDSRMNKVLEHGQYIMGPEVQELETRLAGFTGVKHCISVSSGTDALLIAMLALGIGTGDEVITSPFTFIATGEMIALLGARPVFVDIDPQTYNLDPSLVEKAITAQTMAIMPISLYGQCADFDAINAIAERHGIPVIEDGAQSFGATYNGRRSCALSTIGCTSFFPSKPLGGYGDGGACFTDDDELASKMRQIRVHGQDRRYNHPLIGINGRLDTLQAAILLAKLDIFSEEVQMRGTIGSRYSKKLCDTCITPHIASANTSVFAQYCIQVSERDRFVKNLKGKGVPTAVHYPIPLHLQPAFTYLGYKNGDFSVSEKVASRIVSLPIYPYLSEKDQNFIVMCAKEALS encoded by the coding sequence ATGGATTTTATTGATCTGAAGACCCAACAGGCAAAGATTCGCGAACAACTCGATAGCCGTATGAATAAGGTACTGGAACACGGGCAGTACATCATGGGGCCCGAGGTGCAGGAACTCGAAACACGACTCGCGGGCTTTACTGGAGTAAAGCACTGTATCAGCGTCTCTTCTGGGACCGATGCCCTTCTGATCGCCATGCTGGCATTGGGAATCGGCACAGGAGACGAAGTGATAACTTCCCCTTTTACCTTTATTGCCACCGGCGAGATGATTGCACTACTTGGTGCCCGTCCAGTCTTTGTCGATATCGATCCGCAAACCTATAACCTTGATCCCTCATTGGTCGAAAAGGCCATTACCGCACAAACCATGGCGATTATGCCGATTAGCCTGTATGGCCAATGCGCTGATTTCGATGCTATAAACGCCATCGCTGAGCGGCATGGCATTCCGGTAATTGAAGATGGTGCCCAGAGTTTCGGCGCAACCTACAACGGACGTCGATCCTGCGCGCTCTCCACCATCGGTTGTACCAGTTTCTTTCCATCCAAGCCGCTAGGTGGTTATGGCGATGGCGGTGCCTGCTTTACCGATGATGACGAGCTGGCTAGTAAAATGCGCCAGATCCGTGTGCATGGCCAGGATCGCCGCTACAACCATCCTCTAATTGGTATTAACGGCAGGCTTGATACGCTGCAGGCTGCAATCTTGTTGGCTAAGTTAGATATATTTAGCGAAGAGGTCCAGATGCGTGGCACCATCGGCTCTCGGTACAGCAAAAAACTTTGCGACACCTGTATCACCCCGCATATTGCATCGGCCAACACTTCTGTTTTCGCCCAGTACTGCATTCAGGTGAGCGAGCGTGATCGCTTTGTGAAAAATCTTAAGGGCAAAGGGGTGCCGACCGCAGTTCATTATCCCATTCCTCTGCATTTGCAGCCTGCTTTTACTTATCTTGGTTATAAAAACGGAGACTTCTCAGTCTCGGAAAAGGTAGCTTCCCGTATTGTGAGTCTACCAATATACCCTTATTTGAGCGAGAAAGACCAAAATTTTATTGTGATGTGCGCTAAGGAAGCCCTTTCTTAA
- a CDS encoding serine O-acetyltransferase: MLIFDDIKFKAEWLYGRISFITILRAICSDATMSMVFYRIMAFCAKRKWTMLFALIFHKLNAIICGCVIGINARFGRKLLILHSVGVVVNSSVVAGDEVVLESGVVIGAEKGLSPVIGSRVFIGSGAKIVGGLTVGSDVLIGANAVVVKDIPCDSVAVGVPAKVINKGKVPTE; the protein is encoded by the coding sequence GTGTTAATATTTGATGACATTAAATTTAAGGCAGAATGGCTTTATGGCAGAATAAGTTTCATAACAATTTTACGGGCTATTTGTAGTGATGCAACAATGTCAATGGTTTTTTATCGTATAATGGCATTTTGTGCAAAACGAAAATGGACTATGCTATTTGCATTAATTTTTCATAAGTTAAATGCCATCATTTGTGGGTGTGTCATTGGTATTAATGCTCGTTTTGGTAGGAAATTACTTATTTTACATAGTGTTGGCGTGGTTGTTAATTCCTCTGTTGTGGCTGGAGATGAAGTTGTCCTTGAAAGCGGTGTTGTCATTGGTGCAGAAAAGGGATTATCGCCCGTTATTGGCTCGCGGGTGTTTATAGGTTCGGGTGCTAAAATAGTGGGTGGCTTGACAGTTGGAAGTGATGTGTTGATTGGCGCTAATGCCGTTGTGGTAAAGGATATCCCTTGTGATTCTGTCGCCGTAGGTGTTCCTGCGAAAGTCATTAATAAGGGTAAGGTGCCTACCGAATGA
- a CDS encoding Gfo/Idh/MocA family protein, with protein sequence MNDGISRKNFALIGAGGYIAPRHMRAIADTGNNLICALDKNDSVGVLDSFSYDAKFFTEFERFDRFAEKLRRQNHEQKIHYVSICSPNYLHDAHIRFALRIGADAICEKPLVLNPWNLDALAELEQESGQRIYNILQLRVHPAIVELKKRFESNNSGIKQEIELTYITSRGNWYFHSWKGDVQKSGGIATNIGVHFFDMLLWIFGGLQHAEVHCADEKRMAGFLELENANIRWFLSADRGDLPEPVKTSGQTTYRSILLNEEEIEFSAGFTDLHTLVYRDILTGGGFGLEDARASISLVHQLRNLNPVSPSQDRSHSLLPFKKTSVG encoded by the coding sequence ATGAATGATGGCATTAGCCGCAAGAATTTCGCATTGATTGGTGCTGGTGGTTACATTGCACCTAGGCATATGAGGGCCATCGCTGATACGGGTAACAACCTGATCTGTGCACTTGATAAAAATGATTCAGTCGGTGTTCTTGATAGTTTTTCGTATGACGCTAAATTTTTTACCGAATTTGAACGCTTTGATCGCTTTGCCGAAAAGCTACGCCGCCAGAATCATGAGCAGAAGATCCATTATGTCAGTATTTGTTCCCCTAATTATCTGCACGATGCTCATATTCGCTTCGCTCTGCGGATCGGTGCCGATGCTATTTGTGAAAAACCTTTGGTGCTCAACCCTTGGAACTTGGACGCACTTGCTGAACTTGAGCAGGAGAGTGGTCAGCGAATCTACAATATCCTTCAGCTCAGGGTTCATCCTGCCATTGTTGAATTAAAAAAGCGGTTTGAATCTAATAATTCCGGAATAAAACAAGAAATTGAACTGACCTACATCACTTCACGAGGTAACTGGTACTTTCATTCGTGGAAAGGAGATGTACAGAAATCGGGGGGTATCGCTACCAATATCGGGGTGCATTTCTTCGATATGCTCCTTTGGATCTTCGGCGGGTTGCAGCATGCTGAAGTTCACTGTGCCGACGAAAAGCGCATGGCAGGATTTCTGGAACTTGAGAACGCCAATATTCGCTGGTTTCTTTCTGCTGATCGCGGCGACCTGCCAGAACCGGTCAAGACATCTGGGCAGACGACGTACCGTTCTATTTTGTTGAATGAAGAAGAAATCGAGTTTTCTGCCGGTTTTACCGATCTGCATACGCTTGTCTACCGCGATATCCTCACTGGCGGTGGTTTCGGTCTCGAAGATGCGCGCGCCTCTATTAGTCTGGTGCATCAATTGCGCAATCTCAATCCGGTTAGTCCTAGCCAAGATAGATCACATTCACTGTTGCCTTTCAAAAAGACCAGCGTTGGTTAG
- a CDS encoding fibronectin type III domain-containing protein: MAHIIGKILFFTFCFSLILSNVASAKSVTLAWDPSPSSDITGYKLYYRADSSALPFNGSGANQGNSPIDVGTSLSTSITGLADTQTHYFAVVAYDASGYESAYSNIVTSAAVGGTTNLPPILAAIGNKIVTENSTLNFTISASDPDGNSLTYSVTGLPAGASFNPTTHAFSWTPNTSQAGSYSLTFSANDGSLSASETITISVGDLNRAPVLASIGNKTVNEGSALIFIISGSDPDGNNLIYSVTGLPGGASFNATTHTFSWTPNSSQAANYSLTFSVSDGSLSDSETITISVGNLNQAPVLASIGSKTVNEGSLLSFTVNASDPDGTSLTYSVAGLPSGAYFNTTTHTFSWTPGSSQVGSYNLTFNVSDGSLSDSEAITINVGSVVIEGLRLPTAETGLPGVSRADNGDDSNNLVAGLPKGDLEYIFRVVMQDSSGGVLPEVVLHLNGYAYVMTRESGNVNVGATYVFKTCLGPAASQHFHFETRDAQGNILSRLPVGTELAGPRVELLNGKNLVGTPGDIAPAQLSSVEALGATQSFRWVHSVTSNGSYALVDTNGPASPGEGYVIKRMTNSLLPDLGSFGEITTLTYKIPVKTGWNLISNPYGGNVPLAEVQFQNTGAAPITWAEAASSQQVINGLYRFAGLDWGNNNIFESSAGAQGAILIPRVGYWIYVNSVNEAASLIVPKPQQ; encoded by the coding sequence ATGGCTCACATTATCGGCAAAATATTATTTTTCACGTTTTGTTTCAGTTTAATTCTTTCAAATGTCGCCAGCGCTAAGTCGGTGACCTTGGCCTGGGATCCCAGCCCAAGTAGCGACATTACTGGATACAAGCTCTATTATCGGGCCGATTCTTCTGCCCTGCCTTTCAATGGCAGTGGTGCCAATCAGGGTAACTCGCCGATTGATGTCGGAACATCCTTAAGCACGAGCATTACCGGTTTAGCCGATACTCAAACCCACTATTTTGCGGTGGTTGCATATGATGCATCGGGCTATGAGAGTGCTTATTCCAACATAGTCACTAGTGCTGCAGTTGGCGGTACCACCAATCTGCCCCCGATTTTAGCAGCTATCGGTAACAAGATAGTCACCGAAAACTCTACCCTTAACTTTACAATCAGTGCCAGTGATCCCGACGGTAACAGCCTGACCTATAGCGTTACCGGTCTGCCAGCAGGCGCCTCTTTCAATCCAACTACGCATGCCTTCAGCTGGACACCGAATACCAGCCAGGCGGGGAGTTACAGCCTGACCTTTAGTGCCAATGACGGTAGCCTGAGTGCTTCAGAAACGATCACGATCAGTGTCGGTGATCTGAATCGCGCCCCAGTGTTGGCCTCTATTGGCAATAAAACGGTCAATGAAGGTTCAGCCTTGATCTTCATCATTAGTGGCAGTGACCCCGACGGCAACAACTTGATCTACAGCGTTACTGGTCTGCCAGGCGGCGCCTCCTTTAATGCGACGACCCATACCTTCAGCTGGACGCCGAACAGCAGCCAGGCGGCAAACTACAGCCTCACCTTCAGCGTCAGTGACGGCAGCCTGAGTGATTCAGAAACCATTACGATCAGTGTCGGTAACCTGAATCAGGCCCCGGTGTTAGCCTCCATCGGCAGCAAGACGGTCAACGAGGGTTCCCTGTTAAGCTTCACCGTCAATGCTAGCGACCCCGACGGCACCAGCTTGACCTACAGCGTTGCTGGCCTGCCGAGTGGAGCTTATTTCAATACGACAACGCATACCTTCTCCTGGACCCCAGGCAGCAGCCAGGTAGGAAGTTATAACCTGACCTTCAACGTCAGTGACGGCAGCTTGAGTGATTCTGAAGCAATCACCATAAATGTTGGTTCGGTTGTAATCGAAGGGTTGAGGCTTCCCACCGCGGAAACCGGTTTGCCTGGTGTCAGCCGTGCTGATAATGGCGATGACTCAAACAACCTTGTTGCCGGACTTCCAAAAGGTGACCTCGAATATATATTCCGGGTTGTCATGCAGGATAGTTCTGGCGGGGTATTGCCAGAGGTTGTTCTTCACCTGAACGGATACGCCTATGTAATGACCCGTGAAAGCGGCAACGTTAATGTTGGTGCGACCTACGTTTTCAAAACCTGTCTCGGCCCGGCCGCGTCTCAGCATTTCCACTTTGAAACCAGAGATGCGCAAGGCAATATTCTTTCCCGCTTACCCGTCGGGACCGAACTTGCTGGTCCTCGGGTTGAACTTTTGAATGGAAAGAATCTCGTCGGCACCCCGGGAGATATCGCGCCTGCTCAACTCAGCAGTGTCGAAGCGCTTGGGGCAACCCAGTCCTTTCGCTGGGTTCACAGTGTTACCAGTAATGGCAGTTACGCCCTGGTTGACACTAATGGCCCAGCGAGCCCAGGTGAAGGTTATGTCATCAAACGGATGACTAACAGCTTGCTGCCTGACCTTGGATCATTTGGCGAGATCACGACACTGACATATAAAATCCCGGTCAAAACCGGCTGGAATCTCATCTCTAATCCCTATGGCGGGAATGTTCCCCTCGCAGAAGTTCAATTTCAGAACACCGGAGCTGCGCCAATAACCTGGGCTGAAGCTGCCAGTAGCCAGCAGGTGATTAACGGACTTTATCGCTTCGCCGGCCTGGATTGGGGGAACAACAATATTTTCGAAAGCAGTGCTGGAGCACAAGGAGCGATCCTCATTCCCCGGGTTGGTTACTGGATCTACGTCAATTCGGTTAATGAGGCGGCGTCTCTTATCGTTCCAAAACCGCAACAATAG